In Actinomadura citrea, a single window of DNA contains:
- the def gene encoding peptide deformylase has translation MAVKPIRLFGDPVLRTPAEPVKDFDKELRQLVKDLTDTMIDAPGAGLAAPQLGVGLRVFTYYVDDRLGHVVNPTLDLSDEQETDDEGCLSLPGLTFPTPRSLGVVAKGFNMHGEPITLEGTHLLARCVQHETDHLDGIIFIDRMDAEQRKAAMKAIREAEWFGDPAPVVKESPHRTFGKAI, from the coding sequence TTGGCCGTCAAGCCCATCCGCCTCTTCGGCGACCCCGTGCTGCGCACGCCCGCGGAGCCGGTGAAGGACTTCGACAAGGAGCTGCGCCAGCTCGTCAAGGACCTCACCGACACGATGATCGACGCCCCCGGGGCCGGCCTGGCCGCCCCCCAGCTCGGCGTCGGGCTGCGCGTGTTCACCTACTACGTCGACGACCGCCTCGGCCACGTGGTCAACCCGACGCTCGACCTGTCGGACGAGCAGGAGACCGACGACGAGGGCTGCCTCTCCCTGCCCGGCCTCACGTTCCCCACGCCCCGCTCCCTCGGGGTGGTGGCGAAGGGCTTCAACATGCACGGGGAGCCGATCACGCTGGAGGGCACCCACCTGCTGGCCCGCTGCGTCCAGCACGAGACCGACCACCTCGACGGGATCATCTTCATCGACCGGATGGACGCCGAGCAGCGCAAGGCCGCGATGAAGGCGATCCGGGAGGCCGAGTGGTTCGGCGACCCGGCCCCCGTCGTGAAGGAGTCGCCGCACCGCACCTTCGGGAAGGCGATCTAG
- the rpe gene encoding ribulose-phosphate 3-epimerase yields the protein MAPQIAPSILSADFARLAEDVARVADSADWVHVDVMDNHFVPNLTLGLPIVEALLRNSALPLDCHLMIEDPDRWAPQYAEAGAGSVTIHAEAAKAPVRTLRAIRAAGARAGLGVNPATPVDGFEDILGEIDMLLLMTVEPGFGGQKFLDVVLPKVRRARELIKGRDLPVWLQVDGGVSAETIERCAEAGADVFVAGSAVYGADDPAEAVRGLRAQAEEATAKADW from the coding sequence ATGGCTCCTCAGATCGCACCCAGCATCCTGTCCGCCGACTTCGCCCGCCTGGCCGAGGACGTCGCGCGCGTCGCCGACTCCGCCGACTGGGTCCACGTCGACGTGATGGACAACCACTTCGTCCCGAACCTCACCCTGGGACTGCCCATCGTGGAGGCGCTGCTCAGGAACAGCGCGCTGCCCCTCGACTGCCACCTGATGATCGAGGACCCCGACCGCTGGGCGCCGCAGTACGCCGAGGCGGGAGCCGGGAGCGTGACCATCCACGCCGAGGCGGCGAAGGCGCCCGTCCGCACCCTGCGGGCCATCCGCGCCGCCGGCGCGCGCGCGGGGCTGGGCGTCAACCCGGCCACCCCGGTGGACGGCTTCGAAGACATCCTCGGCGAGATCGACATGCTCCTGCTGATGACGGTCGAGCCCGGCTTCGGCGGCCAGAAGTTCCTGGACGTCGTCCTGCCGAAGGTCCGTCGCGCGCGGGAGCTCATCAAGGGCCGCGACCTGCCCGTCTGGCTCCAGGTGGACGGCGGCGTCAGCGCCGAGACGATCGAGCGCTGCGCGGAGGCGGGCGCGGACGTGTTCGTCGCGGGCAGCGCCGTCTACGGGGCCGACGACCCGGCCGAGGCCGTCCGCGGGCTCCGCGCCCAGGCCGAAGAGGCGACGGCCAAGGCGGACTGGTGA
- a CDS encoding riboflavin synthase encodes MFTGIVEELGEIVAIDPQGDSVALAVRGPLVVQDAVHGASIAVNGVCLTVVDVKGEVFTADVIKETLDKSSLGVLEPGSKVNLERPVRLSDRLGGHLVQGHVDGVGAIISREPGERWDVVTVSLPAGLSRYLVDKGSITVDGISLTVVEAGADRFSVALIPTTLALTTLGRKGPGAPVNLEVDVVAKYVERMLGARS; translated from the coding sequence ATGTTCACCGGCATCGTCGAGGAGCTCGGCGAGATCGTGGCGATCGACCCCCAGGGGGACTCGGTCGCGCTCGCGGTCCGCGGGCCGCTGGTCGTCCAGGACGCCGTGCACGGCGCGTCGATCGCCGTCAACGGCGTCTGTCTCACCGTGGTGGACGTCAAAGGCGAGGTCTTCACCGCCGACGTCATCAAGGAGACGCTCGACAAGTCCAGCCTGGGCGTGCTGGAGCCGGGCTCCAAGGTCAACCTGGAACGTCCCGTGCGGCTGTCGGACCGGCTCGGCGGCCACCTCGTCCAGGGCCACGTCGACGGCGTCGGCGCGATCATCTCCCGCGAGCCGGGGGAGCGGTGGGACGTGGTGACGGTCTCCCTGCCCGCCGGGCTGAGCCGCTACCTGGTCGACAAGGGCTCGATCACCGTCGACGGGATCAGCCTCACGGTCGTCGAGGCGGGCGCCGACCGGTTCAGCGTCGCCCTCATCCCGACGACGCTCGCGCTGACCACCCTCGGCCGCAAGGGGCCCGGCGCCCCGGTGAACCTCGAAGTCGACGTCGTCGCCAAGTACGTCGAGCGCATGCTCGGAGCCCGGTCATGA
- a CDS encoding bifunctional 3,4-dihydroxy-2-butanone-4-phosphate synthase/GTP cyclohydrolase II codes for MSGNDTGIDNTRLDGTGLDGTGPDDTGIFDSIESAVADFAAGLPVVVVDDEDRENEGDIIFAASKATPELLTFTIRYTSGVICVPMEGADLDRLQIPLMTAQNTERMRTAYTVSVDARLGVSTGISAADRARTIRTLCDSASEPGDLVRPGHIFPLRYREGGVLRRRGHTEAAVDLARLAGLSPAGVLAEVVNEDGTMARLPELQVFAKEHGLKLISIEQLAEHRRRTEAMVTRVVETGLPNRFGMWRAVGFSSAIDGGEHIALVLGDIGDGEDVLVRAHSECLTGDVLHSERCDCGTQLDAAMERIAEEGRGIVLYLRGHEGRGIGLLAKLRAYALQDNGSDTVDANLELGLPADAREYSNAGHMLRELGVRSVRVLTNNPDKLRGLGGFGVEVRGREAMPVIVTEHNRRYLTVKRDRLGHQIELDHQSEGLS; via the coding sequence ATGAGCGGCAACGACACGGGGATCGACAACACGAGGCTCGACGGCACGGGGCTCGACGGCACGGGGCCCGACGACACGGGGATCTTCGACTCCATCGAGTCGGCGGTCGCCGACTTCGCCGCGGGACTGCCCGTCGTGGTCGTCGACGACGAGGACCGCGAGAACGAGGGCGACATCATCTTCGCGGCGTCGAAGGCGACGCCCGAGCTGCTGACGTTCACCATCCGCTACACCAGCGGCGTCATCTGCGTCCCCATGGAGGGCGCCGACCTCGACCGGCTGCAGATCCCGCTGATGACCGCGCAGAACACCGAGCGCATGCGCACCGCGTACACGGTCAGCGTGGACGCCCGGCTCGGCGTCAGCACCGGGATCTCCGCCGCCGACCGGGCGCGCACGATCCGCACGCTGTGCGACTCGGCGTCCGAGCCCGGCGACCTGGTCCGTCCCGGCCACATCTTCCCGCTGCGCTACCGCGAGGGCGGCGTCCTGCGCCGGCGCGGCCACACCGAGGCCGCCGTCGACCTCGCCAGGCTCGCCGGGCTCTCCCCGGCCGGCGTCCTCGCCGAGGTGGTGAACGAGGACGGCACCATGGCGCGCCTGCCCGAGCTCCAGGTCTTCGCGAAGGAGCACGGCCTCAAGCTCATCTCCATCGAGCAGCTCGCCGAGCACCGCAGGCGCACCGAGGCGATGGTGACCCGCGTCGTCGAGACCGGCCTGCCCAACCGGTTCGGGATGTGGCGCGCGGTCGGGTTCTCCAGCGCCATCGACGGCGGCGAGCACATCGCGCTCGTGCTGGGCGACATCGGCGACGGCGAGGACGTCCTGGTCAGGGCCCACTCCGAGTGCCTCACCGGCGATGTCCTGCACTCCGAGCGCTGCGACTGCGGAACCCAGCTCGACGCCGCCATGGAGCGGATCGCCGAAGAGGGACGCGGCATCGTGCTCTACCTGCGCGGGCACGAGGGACGCGGGATCGGCCTGCTCGCCAAGCTCCGGGCGTACGCCCTCCAGGACAACGGCTCCGACACCGTCGACGCCAACCTGGAGCTGGGGCTGCCCGCCGACGCGCGCGAGTACTCCAACGCCGGCCACATGCTGCGCGAGCTGGGCGTACGCTCGGTCCGGGTGCTCACCAACAACCCGGACAAGCTCAGGGGGCTGGGCGGTTTCGGGGTGGAGGTGCGGGGGCGCGAGGCCATGCCCGTCATCGTCACCGAGCACAACCGGCGCTACCTGACGGTCAAGCGCGACCGTCTGGGACACCAGATCGAACTGGACCACCAGAGCGAGGGACTCTCATGA
- the fmt gene encoding methionyl-tRNA formyltransferase, with the protein MRLVFAGTPETALPALTALLGSSHEVAAVVTRPDGRSGRGRHLSASPVASLAAEAGVEVLKPAKARDPEFLDRLREIAPDCCPVVAYGALLPREALDIPRHGWVNLHFSLLPAWRGAAPVQRSILHGDDVTGAATFQIEEGLDTGPVYGVLTEPIRPDDTTGDLLGRLAVAGAALLLDTMNGIEAGVLEPRPQPTEGVSHAAKLTPEDGHVDWKSPALHIDRLIRACTPAPGAWTNFRDTRVKLGPVRPVPDAARLAPGEIGGGRNEVLVGSATHPVALGEVQPQGKRRMAAADWVRGLNLIGKDALH; encoded by the coding sequence ATGCGGCTGGTCTTCGCCGGGACGCCCGAGACGGCGCTCCCGGCCCTGACGGCCCTCCTGGGGTCCTCGCACGAGGTCGCGGCGGTCGTGACCCGGCCCGACGGGCGTTCGGGGCGGGGGAGGCATCTGAGCGCCAGCCCGGTCGCCTCGCTCGCCGCCGAGGCCGGCGTCGAGGTGCTCAAGCCCGCGAAGGCCCGCGACCCCGAGTTCCTCGACCGGCTCCGGGAGATCGCGCCGGACTGCTGCCCGGTGGTCGCCTACGGCGCGCTGCTGCCCCGCGAGGCCCTGGACATCCCCCGGCACGGCTGGGTGAACCTGCACTTCTCGCTGCTGCCCGCCTGGCGCGGGGCCGCCCCGGTGCAGCGCTCGATCCTGCACGGGGACGACGTGACCGGCGCGGCCACGTTCCAGATCGAGGAGGGCCTGGACACCGGCCCGGTCTACGGCGTGCTCACCGAGCCGATCCGGCCGGACGACACCACCGGTGACCTGCTGGGACGGCTGGCCGTCGCCGGTGCGGCCCTTCTGCTGGACACCATGAACGGCATCGAGGCGGGCGTCCTGGAGCCCCGGCCGCAGCCGACCGAGGGGGTGTCCCACGCGGCGAAGCTGACGCCCGAGGACGGCCACGTCGACTGGAAGAGCCCGGCCCTGCACATCGACCGCCTGATCCGCGCCTGCACCCCGGCGCCCGGTGCGTGGACGAACTTCCGCGACACGCGGGTCAAGCTCGGCCCCGTCCGTCCGGTGCCCGACGCCGCCAGGCTGGCGCCCGGCGAGATCGGCGGGGGCAGGAACGAGGTGCTGGTCGGCTCGGCCACGCATCCCGTCGCGCTGGGCGAGGTGCAGCCGCAGGGCAAGCGCCGCATGGCCGCCGCCGACTGGGTCCGCGGCCTCAACCTCATCGGCAAGGACGCGCTGCACTGA
- the pnuC gene encoding nicotinamide riboside transporter PnuC yields the protein MNWLGAGFEVFGEHILWTDLAGNVLSLAVVWLAMRKTLWTWPVQLVGALLLLAASLHAHVPGNALKQILFCGLALYGWFMWTRGRREADGLAVRQATARERAVLLGALVVGTAVVAELFVHLDWLKVAWSPWANAYIFVGSAVATFAQSRALVDFWIVWVLVDLVGVPLALKSGLYVSGAVYGIFFVMVMVGFRNWLRESRSARNSTQRAVTA from the coding sequence ATGAACTGGCTCGGCGCCGGTTTCGAGGTCTTCGGCGAGCACATCCTGTGGACCGATCTCGCCGGCAACGTCCTGTCTCTCGCCGTGGTCTGGCTCGCCATGCGCAAGACCCTCTGGACCTGGCCGGTGCAGCTGGTCGGCGCCCTCCTGCTGCTCGCGGCCTCGCTGCACGCGCACGTCCCGGGAAACGCGCTCAAGCAGATCCTGTTCTGCGGGCTCGCCCTCTACGGGTGGTTCATGTGGACCCGCGGACGGCGCGAGGCCGACGGGCTGGCCGTCCGGCAGGCGACGGCCCGGGAGCGCGCCGTGCTGCTCGGCGCCCTCGTGGTCGGCACGGCCGTGGTCGCCGAACTGTTCGTGCACCTCGACTGGCTGAAGGTCGCCTGGTCGCCGTGGGCGAACGCCTACATCTTCGTCGGCAGCGCGGTCGCGACGTTCGCGCAGAGCCGCGCGCTCGTCGACTTCTGGATCGTCTGGGTGCTGGTCGACCTGGTCGGGGTGCCGCTGGCGCTCAAGTCCGGGCTGTACGTCTCCGGCGCGGTCTACGGGATCTTCTTCGTGATGGTGATGGTCGGGTTCAGGAACTGGCTCCGGGAGTCCCGGAGCGCGCGCAACTCCACGCAAAGGGCGGTGACCGCATGA
- a CDS encoding HAD-IA family hydrolase has protein sequence MILSCAAVLFDVDGTLVDSTPLVERAGREWAAEYGIDPDAFMSGAHGRRTSDRVAEFLPPERVREATARLDALEATSTDGIIALPGALELLADLGGLPHAFVTSMDRAQLKVRTGVAGVPSPPVVVTAEDVADGKPDPSGYLQAARRLGVDPSACVVVEDAPAGIAAGRAAGATVLALVTSHPEESLAAAHHVVQDLSRVRATPTGLRLTIA, from the coding sequence GTGATCCTCTCTTGTGCGGCCGTCCTGTTCGACGTGGACGGCACGCTCGTCGACTCGACGCCCCTCGTCGAGCGCGCGGGCCGTGAATGGGCCGCCGAGTACGGCATCGACCCGGACGCGTTCATGTCGGGCGCCCACGGCCGCCGCACGAGCGACCGTGTGGCCGAGTTCCTTCCACCCGAACGGGTCCGTGAGGCCACCGCTCGCCTGGACGCCCTGGAGGCGACCAGCACCGACGGCATCATCGCCCTGCCGGGTGCCCTGGAACTGCTGGCGGATCTGGGCGGCCTGCCCCACGCCTTCGTCACGTCCATGGACCGGGCGCAGCTCAAGGTGCGCACCGGAGTGGCCGGTGTCCCCTCCCCGCCCGTCGTGGTGACCGCCGAGGACGTGGCGGACGGCAAGCCCGACCCGTCCGGCTACCTCCAGGCGGCCCGCCGCCTCGGCGTGGACCCGTCCGCCTGCGTGGTCGTCGAGGACGCCCCCGCCGGGATCGCCGCGGGGCGCGCGGCCGGGGCCACCGTCCTCGCACTGGTCACCAGCCATCCGGAGGAGTCGTTGGCCGCGGCCCACCACGTCGTCCAGGACCTGAGCCGCGTGCGGGCCACCCCGACCGGCCTGCGCCTCACCATCGCCTGA
- a CDS encoding RsmB/NOP family class I SAM-dependent RNA methyltransferase, protein MPPARDRRRAPNRRPGGPRKTGRPQDLVRRTAFDVIRAVETRDAYANLLLPARLRDRGLTGRDAALATELTYGTLRGRGTYDAVLALCSDRELRRVDAPLLDVLRLGAHQVLATRIPPHAAVATTVELARSVSGPGQAKFANAVLRKVAMRDMDAWLQIVAPADADATTRLSVAHSHPKWIVSAMRDAVGAAEIGELLAADNARPRVTLVARPGRATLEELYGAGAEPAPYSPFGAVLTEGDPAGIDAVRDGRAAVQDEASQMVALALAEAPLDGLDARWADLCAGPGGKAGLLSALAAQRDARLLAADLQPHRAGLVRRAVDDRTGVVAADGTAPAWRPASFDRVMVDAPCTGLGALRRRPEARWRRGPESVAELGPLQRKLLATALESVRPGGVVAYVTCSPHLAETRVVVDDVLGKREDVERLDAPAVLAAIAPGITGLGDGPYAQFWPHRHGTDAMFLALLRRT, encoded by the coding sequence ATGCCTCCCGCCCGCGACCGACGACGCGCCCCGAACCGCCGACCGGGCGGTCCCCGCAAGACGGGCCGCCCCCAGGACCTCGTCCGCCGTACCGCGTTCGACGTGATCCGGGCGGTGGAGACCCGCGACGCCTACGCGAACCTCCTGCTCCCCGCACGCCTGCGCGACCGCGGCCTGACCGGACGCGACGCCGCCCTCGCCACCGAGCTGACGTACGGGACCCTGCGCGGCAGGGGAACCTACGACGCGGTGCTCGCGCTGTGCAGCGACCGTGAACTGCGCCGTGTCGACGCGCCTCTCCTGGACGTCCTGCGCCTCGGCGCCCACCAGGTCCTCGCCACCCGCATCCCGCCGCACGCCGCCGTGGCGACGACGGTGGAACTGGCCCGCTCGGTCTCCGGCCCGGGCCAGGCCAAGTTCGCCAACGCGGTGCTCCGCAAGGTCGCCATGCGCGACATGGACGCCTGGCTGCAGATCGTGGCGCCCGCCGACGCCGACGCCACGACGCGCCTGTCGGTCGCCCACAGCCACCCGAAATGGATCGTGTCCGCCATGCGGGACGCCGTCGGGGCGGCCGAGATCGGCGAACTCCTCGCGGCCGACAACGCCCGCCCCCGCGTGACGCTGGTCGCACGCCCAGGCCGGGCGACACTGGAAGAGCTGTACGGCGCGGGCGCGGAGCCCGCCCCCTACTCGCCCTTCGGCGCCGTTCTGACCGAGGGCGACCCGGCGGGTATCGACGCCGTCCGCGACGGGCGCGCCGCCGTCCAGGACGAGGCCAGCCAGATGGTCGCCCTGGCGCTCGCCGAAGCCCCCCTGGACGGCCTGGACGCACGTTGGGCCGACCTCTGCGCCGGCCCCGGAGGCAAGGCGGGGCTCCTGTCGGCCCTCGCCGCCCAGCGCGATGCCCGGCTCCTCGCCGCGGACCTCCAGCCGCACCGCGCCGGACTCGTCCGGCGCGCGGTCGACGACCGCACGGGTGTGGTCGCCGCCGACGGCACCGCGCCCGCCTGGCGTCCGGCCTCGTTCGACCGCGTCATGGTGGACGCTCCCTGCACCGGCCTCGGCGCGCTCCGCCGCCGCCCCGAGGCCCGCTGGCGCCGGGGCCCCGAATCGGTCGCCGAACTCGGGCCGCTCCAGCGGAAGCTCCTCGCCACGGCACTGGAGTCCGTCCGGCCCGGCGGCGTGGTCGCCTACGTCACCTGCTCGCCCCACCTGGCGGAGACCCGCGTGGTGGTGGACGACGTCCTGGGCAAGCGCGAGGACGTCGAGCGACTCGACGCACCCGCCGTCCTGGCGGCGATCGCTCCCGGCATCACCGGGCTGGGGGACGGCCCGTACGCCCAGTTCTGGCCGCACCGCCACGGCACGGACGCGATGTTCCTGGCGCTGCTCCGCCGGACCTGA
- a CDS encoding P-loop ATPase, Sll1717 family, producing the protein MARLNLSPKILDVLDFGTPSAERDISRGLEKYFVESSAYHRVRSGAKTILMGNRGAGKSAIFKVLAKRERSEGSHVIELSPEDYSYELLSSTMAAESAGSWAKQGAYAAAWKYLIYVLVMKALARKGMRLTRNGGRQIHNYIRDIHGAQQLGPLSLLVSYLKRLEAVKIGPIEAGLRTRELDRLYQLEEIQNLLPALRKVLDNQRVVVLVDELDRGWDSSEDAKAFVSGLFQACVSINALHPNLRVYISLRQELYDDIPALYDDAQKHRDLLEKISWSEDSLLELIARRIRHSAHENGFAVDALERAGDRACWSAVFAPPPPGKGRDGSFGYMVDRTLYRPRELIQFCSEALEQARARRSRLPVPYSSIERSEYGYSAERTKDIAAEYRSQYPGLLSVFEVFRSRPPAFGRDELELLCLELACGDVPTHGTGSWLPSCDPNELIEILWRAGLLTARASADGPFLGSHQVQHLNLAAVRRFRVHAMFHASLGIDGAQAGSARG; encoded by the coding sequence ATGGCGAGGTTGAACCTGTCGCCCAAGATCCTTGACGTTCTCGACTTCGGCACGCCGTCCGCCGAGCGCGACATCTCGCGGGGGCTGGAGAAGTACTTCGTGGAGTCCTCGGCCTACCACCGCGTCCGGTCCGGGGCGAAGACGATCCTGATGGGCAACCGCGGGGCCGGGAAGAGCGCGATCTTCAAGGTGCTGGCCAAGCGGGAACGCTCCGAGGGCAGCCACGTGATCGAACTGTCGCCCGAGGACTACTCCTACGAGCTGCTCAGCTCCACGATGGCGGCGGAGAGCGCGGGCTCGTGGGCCAAGCAGGGCGCCTACGCCGCCGCGTGGAAGTACCTGATCTACGTGCTCGTCATGAAGGCGCTCGCGCGCAAGGGGATGCGGCTCACCAGGAACGGCGGCCGGCAGATCCACAACTACATCCGGGACATCCACGGCGCCCAGCAGCTCGGTCCCCTGTCGCTGCTGGTCTCCTACCTCAAGCGGCTGGAGGCCGTGAAGATCGGGCCGATCGAGGCCGGCCTGCGGACCCGCGAGCTGGACCGCCTCTACCAGCTGGAGGAGATCCAGAACCTGCTGCCGGCGCTGCGCAAGGTGCTGGACAACCAGCGGGTGGTGGTGCTCGTGGACGAGCTGGACCGCGGCTGGGACTCCTCCGAGGACGCCAAGGCGTTCGTGTCCGGGCTGTTCCAGGCGTGCGTGTCCATCAACGCGCTGCACCCGAACCTGCGCGTCTACATCTCGCTGCGGCAGGAGCTGTACGACGACATCCCCGCCCTGTACGACGACGCGCAGAAGCACCGGGACCTGCTGGAGAAGATCTCCTGGTCGGAGGACTCGCTGCTGGAACTGATCGCCAGGCGGATCCGGCACTCGGCCCACGAGAACGGCTTCGCCGTGGACGCCCTCGAACGCGCCGGGGACCGGGCCTGCTGGTCGGCGGTCTTCGCGCCGCCCCCGCCCGGCAAGGGGCGGGACGGGTCGTTCGGCTACATGGTCGACCGGACGCTGTACCGGCCGAGGGAGCTCATCCAGTTCTGCTCGGAGGCGCTGGAGCAGGCCAGGGCCCGGCGCTCCAGGCTCCCGGTGCCGTACTCGTCGATCGAGCGGTCGGAGTACGGCTACTCCGCCGAGCGCACGAAGGACATCGCCGCCGAGTACCGCTCCCAGTACCCGGGCCTGCTGAGCGTGTTCGAGGTGTTCCGCAGCCGTCCCCCGGCGTTCGGCCGCGACGAGCTCGAACTGCTGTGCCTGGAGCTGGCCTGCGGCGACGTCCCCACGCACGGGACCGGGTCGTGGCTTCCCTCGTGCGACCCGAACGAGCTGATCGAGATCCTGTGGCGGGCGGGCCTGCTGACGGCGCGGGCGTCCGCGGACGGGCCGTTCCTCGGCAGCCACCAGGTGCAGCACCTCAACCTCGCGGCCGTGCGCCGGTTCCGCGTCCACGCGATGTTCCACGCCTCGCTCGGCATCGACGGCGCGCAGGCCGGGAGCGCCAGGGGCTGA
- a CDS encoding phosphatase PAP2 family protein, with protein sequence MSYLGSAAFYVPLLLALFWCVAPRQAARAAVVLLFGAVLNALLKLVFHAPRPYWTDPSVQGRQSLTSFGMPSGHAQNSIAGWGFFAAQTRRWYLWAGAVAVILLIGVSRVYLGVHSTGQVLAGWGVGLAVLVAALGLEPIAVPWWRRQHLAVQLALSLAVSLLMLAASWGAARPLRDWRWPQAWAEAVRAAGGVAEPVTLTDSAQASGALCGLLMGLSLVAWRGWFEPGGRAWQRLARLPVGLAGAAVIAFFEGAGLVQAFAVQALLVLWVTAGAPEVFVRLRLAARPTPGLTRAGDDRAGLRQ encoded by the coding sequence ATGTCGTATCTGGGCAGCGCGGCCTTCTACGTCCCGCTGCTCCTGGCGCTGTTCTGGTGCGTGGCGCCGCGGCAAGCCGCGAGGGCCGCCGTCGTCCTGCTGTTCGGCGCGGTCCTCAACGCGCTCCTCAAGCTGGTCTTCCACGCGCCCCGCCCCTACTGGACGGACCCGTCCGTCCAGGGCAGGCAGTCGCTGACGTCCTTCGGGATGCCGTCCGGCCACGCGCAGAACAGCATCGCGGGCTGGGGCTTCTTCGCGGCCCAGACCAGGCGGTGGTACCTGTGGGCGGGCGCGGTCGCCGTCATCCTCCTGATCGGGGTGTCCCGCGTCTACCTGGGCGTCCACTCGACAGGGCAGGTACTGGCGGGCTGGGGCGTCGGCCTGGCCGTCCTGGTCGCCGCCCTCGGGCTTGAGCCCATCGCCGTCCCGTGGTGGCGGCGGCAGCATCTGGCCGTGCAACTGGCGCTCTCCCTGGCGGTCTCCTTGCTGATGCTCGCGGCGTCCTGGGGTGCCGCACGGCCGCTCCGGGACTGGCGGTGGCCCCAGGCGTGGGCCGAGGCCGTCCGGGCGGCCGGAGGCGTCGCCGAGCCCGTCACGCTGACCGATTCGGCCCAGGCGTCCGGCGCTCTCTGCGGCCTCCTGATGGGCCTGTCCCTCGTCGCGTGGCGCGGCTGGTTCGAGCCGGGCGGCAGGGCCTGGCAGCGCCTGGCGCGCCTCCCGGTCGGCCTCGCGGGGGCGGCGGTCATCGCCTTCTTCGAGGGGGCCGGCCTGGTCCAGGCGTTCGCCGTCCAGGCGCTGCTCGTGCTGTGGGTGACGGCGGGCGCGCCGGAGGTCTTCGTCCGCCTGCGCCTGGCGGCCCGTCCCACCCCGGGCCTCACCCGGGCGGGTGACGATCGGGCGGGGCTGCGCCAATAG